A genome region from Mastacembelus armatus chromosome 8, fMasArm1.2, whole genome shotgun sequence includes the following:
- the LOC113140253 gene encoding uncharacterized protein LOC113140253 — protein sequence MQNTMIKVMSFSPGVRTMCAFDCVSIIWFISAVSIGSEGLELQATSIVVAECGKNVTLPCNISLSGNLDIKLFGWLGENTTVCQYEKSKPEIEDVCELMMESPNYRLSLTLTNVMPLNEGRYLCKLRSNMGVSSATTVVKVKGCLQSSHSSINETHAECRFKGVASNSTIQWYQGDVDLTVFASTWKEEVQHGLYNVFSTINIEKGNPRQPYNCSLTPYHGRVFASQAVHTANEPGSSGNRAKLLWICFMVEIMMIKSLL from the exons atgCAGAACACCATG ATCAAAGTGATGAGTTTCTCTCCTGGTGTGAGGACAATGTGTGCTTTTGACTGCGTTTCCATCATCTGGTTCATTTCAGCAGTCAGCATAG GCAGTGAAGGACTGGAACTACAGGCCACATCCATAGTGGTGGCAGAGTGTGGAAAAAACGTGACACTGCCATGCAACATCAGTTTATCAGGAAATCTGGATATTAAATTATTTGGCTGGTTGGGGGAAAATACGACTGTGTGTCAATATGAAAAGAGCAAGCCTGAGATTGAGGATGTGTGTGAACTCATGATGGAGAGCCCCAACTACAGGCTCAGTCTGACTCTCACCAACGTGATGCCACTCAATGAGGGTCGATACCTCTGCAAACTAAGGTCTAACATGGGAGTATCATCTGCCACAACTGTTGTTAAAGTAAAAG GCTGCCTCCAAAGTTCTCACTCTTCCATTAATGAGACTCATGCTGAGTGCCGGTTCAAAGGGGTTGCCTCAAACAGCACTATTCAATGGTACCAGGGAGATGTTGACTTGACAGTCTTTGCCAGCACATGGAAGGAGGAGGTGCAACATGGTCTCTACAATGTCTTCAGTACAATAAATATAGAGAAAGGAAACCCAAGACAGCCTTATAACTGCTCACTGACGCCTTATCACGGGAGGGTTTTCGCCAGCCAAGCGGTACATACTGCTAATGAGCCGGGGTCATCAGGAAACAGGGCCAAACTACTGTGGATCTGTTTTATGGTAGAAATCATGATGATCAAATCTCTActgtaa